A stretch of the Archangium violaceum genome encodes the following:
- a CDS encoding threonine/serine ThrE exporter family protein — MLPAEQLVTFQPPPPGPSVAFTLRLGQALHRYGTPAHRLEEQMRLVSQRLGLEARFFSTPTSIFASFGPPEALQTSLIRVEPGELDLGRLASLDALAEEVIRGALSPEEGAERVEAVLAEPPRYGNGLHLLCWALAASGGARLFGGGPREMGVAALISLLIGGLDLWTRRQASTVWVLEPVAAILSSALAVVAASLVGPLSVQVVTLAGLIVLLPGLSLTVALNELATRNLISGTSRLTGAALVFLELGFGVALGTRLTEWLPLPAKLGPLPALPAWTEPLSIVLMMSGVSVLFRARPRDWGWIALAGMLAYEGSRLGSQLLGPQLGAFLGALVVGMGTNLLSRVRSRPATITLVPAIMLLVPGSIGFRSMESLLARDVLAGVDTAFSMLMVAVALVAGLLFANALLPPRKVL, encoded by the coding sequence GTGCTTCCGGCAGAACAGCTCGTCACCTTCCAACCGCCACCGCCAGGGCCCTCGGTGGCGTTCACGCTGCGCCTCGGACAGGCGCTGCACCGCTATGGCACTCCCGCCCACCGGTTGGAGGAGCAGATGCGGCTGGTGTCGCAACGGCTGGGGCTCGAGGCCCGCTTCTTCTCCACGCCCACCTCCATCTTCGCGTCCTTCGGTCCTCCCGAGGCCCTCCAGACCAGCCTCATCCGCGTGGAGCCCGGGGAGCTGGACCTCGGCCGGCTGGCGAGCCTCGATGCGCTCGCGGAAGAGGTCATCCGGGGTGCGCTCTCCCCCGAGGAGGGCGCCGAGCGCGTGGAGGCCGTCCTCGCCGAGCCCCCTCGCTACGGCAATGGCCTGCACCTGTTGTGCTGGGCCCTGGCCGCCTCGGGCGGAGCACGGCTCTTCGGCGGCGGCCCTCGGGAGATGGGCGTGGCGGCGCTGATCAGCCTCCTCATCGGTGGGCTGGACCTGTGGACGCGGCGGCAGGCGTCGACGGTCTGGGTGCTGGAGCCGGTGGCCGCCATCCTCTCCTCGGCGCTGGCCGTGGTGGCGGCGAGCCTCGTGGGCCCGCTGTCGGTCCAGGTCGTCACGTTGGCGGGCCTCATCGTGCTGCTGCCCGGCCTGAGTCTGACGGTGGCCCTCAACGAGCTCGCCACACGCAACCTCATCTCCGGGACGTCACGGCTCACGGGCGCGGCGCTGGTATTCCTGGAGCTCGGCTTCGGCGTGGCGCTCGGCACCCGGCTGACGGAGTGGCTCCCGCTGCCCGCGAAGCTCGGCCCGCTCCCGGCGCTTCCGGCCTGGACGGAGCCGCTGTCCATCGTGCTGATGATGTCCGGAGTGAGCGTCCTCTTCCGCGCCCGGCCCCGCGACTGGGGGTGGATCGCCCTCGCCGGAATGCTGGCCTACGAGGGCTCGCGCCTGGGCTCCCAGCTCCTGGGACCGCAGCTCGGCGCGTTCCTCGGAGCGCTCGTCGTGGGCATGGGCACCAACCTGCTCTCCCGCGTGCGCAGCCGCCCGGCCACCATCACCCTCGTGCCCGCCATCATGCTCCTGGTGCCGGGCAGCATCGGGTTTCGCAGCATGGAGTCCCTGCTCGCCCGGGACGTGCTCGCGGGCGTGGACACCGCCTTCTCCATGCTCATGGTGGCCGTGGCCCTCGTCGCAGGCCTCCTGTTCGCCAACGCCCTCCTCCCGCCGCGCAAGGTGCTCTGA
- a CDS encoding heme oxygenase (biliverdin-producing) gives MSTLTELLRRATANEVHAATRTAFAGRLARGELERANYVRLLSCLQTVYAELEWALMWNRLHPAVGPLCLPELWRNELLQDDLRTLLGPGWYSNAPRQEVAAYVERLGLLCDEAPELLAAHAWVLYATDLPGAGQTGAGIARALGLRGKMGTVFLRHATHLDGEAYRAHLLETIDQMPLDESSREALANEARRAVRGVHLLFEALGRNLTAAHGRRESSRTGSWLPRLWVPARGMS, from the coding sequence GTGAGCACGCTAACGGAGCTGCTGCGGCGGGCCACCGCCAACGAGGTACACGCCGCGACGCGGACGGCGTTCGCCGGACGGCTCGCGCGAGGAGAGCTGGAGCGGGCGAACTACGTGCGGCTCCTGTCCTGCCTCCAGACGGTCTACGCGGAGCTGGAGTGGGCGCTCATGTGGAATCGCCTGCACCCGGCGGTCGGCCCCCTGTGTCTCCCCGAGCTGTGGCGGAACGAGCTGCTGCAGGACGATCTGCGAACCCTGCTCGGCCCGGGCTGGTATTCGAACGCGCCACGCCAGGAGGTGGCTGCCTATGTGGAGCGGCTCGGCCTGCTCTGCGACGAGGCTCCCGAGCTGCTCGCCGCGCACGCCTGGGTACTCTACGCCACGGACCTGCCCGGAGCCGGCCAGACCGGCGCGGGGATTGCCCGTGCGCTCGGGCTGCGCGGGAAGATGGGAACGGTCTTCCTCCGCCATGCCACCCACCTGGACGGGGAGGCCTACCGGGCCCACCTGCTCGAGACGATCGACCAGATGCCCTTGGACGAGAGCTCAAGAGAGGCTCTCGCCAACGAAGCACGGCGCGCCGTGCGTGGGGTGCACCTGCTCTTCGAGGCGCTGGGCCGGAACCTCACCGCGGCCCACGGGCGGCGCGAGAGCTCGAGGACGGGAAGCTGGCTGCCACGACTGTGGGTGCCAGCACGCGGGATGTCCTGA
- a CDS encoding pre-toxin TG domain-containing protein produces MRCDSALTLRRGEGIWREEVESSGPVLSAVPPQAPYEAFLRHQRTKLQAPVLSEAELREGLAALTKLEAWVLRQPEAALDEAPSPLARYVELLEEERAREVRWRAVQRKLAEYEAWGRVLLETHLAPPRRVAPGYLLTESPLREQSLRALGNATLAWAYAHTEDPDFLKRTPDEVALYLLASRSALASAVQLGRLAPVHLDYSEALDPEVYSSEELVLELLVGLTPGVGEVTDARAAVTGQSITGHSLTRTERVVCALGVLLPFVTGAVLMKAGEEGAERLALLTGRSLDEVEVLSRVASHLSPGDVREIERLLAAASRGHTFTEEEVQFLNRVARGLEAPLREASKALRASQKMPLLGVRTLPDGSRLLPGTRAHKAQRWVDYQFRHPEKYRRFSFQPDADWERMYETILKNKPAGNAFEDTILKINQYERNTAMVMPPPGSRAQGFVADSVKGSPVELVWGQPYPFVEAKARKELSLSGNIKAMIEYVEKYGGHLELWVRSAQHADGPTRLSGSLLERLRALDQLGNARVRYYP; encoded by the coding sequence GTGCGCTGCGACTCGGCCCTGACCCTGAGGCGGGGCGAAGGCATATGGCGGGAGGAGGTGGAGTCCTCGGGCCCGGTGCTCTCGGCCGTGCCACCCCAGGCTCCCTACGAGGCATTCCTTCGCCACCAGAGGACGAAGCTCCAGGCTCCTGTCCTCTCCGAGGCGGAGCTCCGCGAGGGATTGGCGGCGCTGACGAAGCTGGAGGCATGGGTGCTGCGGCAACCGGAGGCAGCGCTTGATGAGGCCCCCTCGCCCCTGGCGCGATACGTGGAGTTGTTGGAGGAGGAGCGGGCGCGTGAGGTTCGCTGGCGGGCGGTGCAGCGCAAGCTGGCGGAGTATGAGGCCTGGGGGCGCGTGCTGCTGGAAACGCACCTGGCGCCTCCGCGCCGTGTGGCTCCGGGATACCTGCTCACGGAATCTCCTCTTCGCGAACAGTCGCTGCGGGCCCTGGGCAACGCCACACTCGCCTGGGCATACGCCCACACGGAGGACCCTGACTTCCTGAAGCGCACGCCCGATGAGGTGGCGCTCTATCTGCTGGCGAGCCGCTCCGCTCTGGCGAGCGCGGTGCAATTGGGTCGCCTGGCTCCGGTGCACCTGGATTACAGCGAGGCCCTGGATCCGGAGGTGTACTCCTCCGAGGAATTGGTGCTGGAACTGCTGGTGGGTCTGACACCGGGCGTGGGCGAGGTGACGGACGCACGGGCGGCCGTTACCGGCCAGAGCATCACTGGCCACTCGCTCACACGCACCGAGCGGGTGGTGTGTGCGCTGGGCGTGCTGCTGCCCTTCGTGACCGGTGCCGTGCTGATGAAAGCCGGCGAGGAGGGCGCGGAGCGGCTGGCGCTGCTCACCGGCCGGAGCCTGGACGAAGTGGAGGTGCTCTCGCGCGTGGCTTCGCACCTGTCTCCAGGGGATGTGAGGGAGATTGAACGCCTGCTGGCAGCGGCCTCCCGGGGCCACACCTTCACCGAGGAGGAGGTGCAATTCCTCAACCGGGTGGCGCGCGGACTGGAGGCGCCGTTGCGCGAGGCGTCCAAGGCGCTGCGGGCGAGTCAAAAGATGCCGCTGCTGGGCGTACGAACACTTCCCGACGGCAGTCGGCTTCTGCCCGGCACCCGAGCCCACAAGGCACAACGTTGGGTGGACTACCAGTTCCGCCACCCGGAGAAGTACCGTCGCTTCTCCTTCCAGCCGGATGCGGATTGGGAGCGCATGTACGAGACCATTCTCAAGAACAAACCGGCGGGTAATGCCTTCGAGGATACCATCCTCAAAATCAATCAGTACGAGCGAAACACCGCGATGGTGATGCCGCCGCCGGGCAGCCGCGCGCAGGGCTTCGTCGCCGACTCGGTGAAGGGCAGCCCAGTGGAGCTGGTGTGGGGCCAGCCCTATCCCTTCGTCGAGGCCAAGGCGCGCAAGGAGTTGTCCCTCTCTGGGAACATCAAAGCCATGATTGAGTATGTGGAGAAATACGGCGGGCATCTCGAACTCTGGGTTCGCTCTGCCCAGCACGCCGATGGTCCTACGCGTCTTTCAGGCTCGCTTCTCGAACGCCTGAGAGCCTTGGACCAACTCGGTAATGCGCGCGTGAGATACTACCCGTGA
- the xdhB gene encoding xanthine dehydrogenase molybdopterin binding subunit, with protein MSTLPSSPDSTLAQQIEPARTPLHAPAPHESGLKHTSGEALYVDDMPAPPGMLAGHLVTSPHAHARLSRKDASRARALPGVHAVLFAEDIPGENQVGPVIHDEPLFADGEVHFVGQTVALVLAESADLARRAAALVEVEYEPLPALLTLKAAVEAGSFHTTPHTIRRGEPEAALAAAPVRLAGECMTGAQDHFYLETQVALAVPGEDDAVHLWSSTQHPSEVQAIVAGVLGVGRHQVVVEVPRMGGGFGGKETQAAPFAALAALGARATRRPVKVWLNRDQDMAFTGKRHPFWGHYDAGFDAEGRLLALKVELFSDGGWSTDLSHAILDRALFHLDNAYFVPALQFVGRVARTNLPSNTAFRGFGGPQGMFVMEEVLNRAAERLGLDPAVVRERNFYRDAPSNVTPYGQPVEGNRLPRIHAELMASSDYVRRRAEIDAFNASSRWTKRGIGFQPVKFGISFTTSFLNQAGALVVVYTDGSVQLNHGGTEMGQGLHTKMRAVCAHELGVPPERVRVMNTATDKVPNTSATAASSGADLNGQAVKQACEVLRDRLRPVAARLLQLERGGEVDSLVFTGGRVFLPARPERSVSFAEVVHAAYLAQVSLSATGYYRTPDISYDRVAGRGKPFHYYAFGAAVVEVEVSGLTGEHRVRRVDILHDVGSSLVPSIDRGQVEGGFIQGLGWLTCEEVLFDAKGRLVTHSPDTYKIPAVGDAPEDFRVALLERASQDNTLHGSKAVGEPPFMLAIGAVTALRHAVAAFGQPCTPVELASPATPEAILRAVEMARGGCALPEGSK; from the coding sequence ATGAGCACGCTTCCTTCTTCTCCCGATTCCACCCTCGCCCAGCAGATCGAGCCGGCCCGTACGCCCCTGCACGCCCCGGCCCCTCACGAGAGCGGCCTGAAGCACACCAGCGGCGAGGCCCTCTACGTGGACGACATGCCCGCGCCGCCGGGGATGCTGGCGGGGCACCTCGTCACCTCGCCGCACGCGCACGCACGTCTGTCGCGCAAGGACGCCTCGCGCGCCCGGGCCCTGCCCGGAGTCCACGCCGTGCTCTTCGCCGAGGACATCCCCGGGGAGAACCAGGTGGGCCCCGTCATCCACGACGAGCCCCTGTTCGCCGACGGCGAGGTGCACTTCGTGGGACAGACGGTGGCCCTGGTGTTGGCGGAGAGCGCCGACCTGGCCCGCCGCGCCGCCGCGCTGGTGGAGGTGGAGTACGAGCCACTGCCCGCGCTGCTGACCCTGAAGGCGGCGGTGGAGGCCGGCTCCTTCCACACCACCCCGCATACCATCCGCCGGGGAGAGCCGGAGGCGGCACTCGCGGCGGCCCCGGTGCGTCTCGCGGGCGAGTGCATGACGGGCGCCCAGGACCACTTCTACCTGGAGACGCAGGTGGCGCTGGCGGTGCCCGGCGAGGACGACGCGGTGCACCTGTGGAGCTCCACCCAGCACCCCTCGGAGGTGCAGGCCATCGTCGCCGGAGTGCTGGGCGTGGGGCGGCACCAGGTGGTGGTGGAGGTGCCACGCATGGGAGGCGGCTTCGGCGGCAAGGAGACGCAGGCGGCGCCCTTCGCGGCCCTGGCGGCCCTGGGCGCGCGCGCCACCCGGCGGCCGGTGAAGGTGTGGCTCAACCGCGACCAGGACATGGCCTTCACGGGCAAGCGTCACCCCTTCTGGGGCCACTATGACGCCGGCTTCGACGCGGAGGGGCGGCTGCTCGCGCTGAAGGTCGAGCTGTTCTCCGACGGCGGGTGGAGCACGGACCTGTCGCACGCGATCCTGGACCGGGCGCTCTTCCACCTGGACAACGCGTACTTCGTCCCGGCGTTGCAGTTCGTCGGCCGGGTGGCCCGGACGAACCTGCCCTCCAACACGGCCTTCCGCGGCTTCGGCGGGCCCCAGGGCATGTTCGTGATGGAGGAGGTGCTCAACCGCGCCGCCGAGCGGCTCGGGTTGGATCCGGCCGTGGTACGCGAGCGCAACTTCTACCGGGACGCCCCCTCGAACGTCACCCCGTACGGGCAGCCGGTGGAGGGCAACCGCCTGCCGCGCATCCACGCCGAGCTGATGGCCTCCAGCGACTACGTCCGGCGGCGCGCGGAGATCGACGCCTTCAACGCCTCCTCGCGATGGACGAAGCGGGGCATTGGCTTCCAGCCGGTGAAGTTCGGCATCTCCTTCACCACGAGCTTCCTCAACCAGGCGGGCGCCCTGGTGGTGGTGTACACGGACGGTAGCGTGCAGCTCAATCACGGTGGCACCGAGATGGGGCAGGGGCTGCACACCAAGATGCGGGCCGTGTGCGCCCACGAGCTGGGCGTTCCTCCCGAGCGCGTGCGGGTGATGAACACCGCCACGGACAAGGTGCCCAACACCTCGGCCACGGCCGCCTCCAGCGGCGCGGACCTCAACGGCCAGGCGGTGAAGCAGGCGTGCGAAGTGCTCCGGGATCGGCTGCGCCCGGTGGCCGCGCGTCTGTTGCAGCTCGAGCGGGGTGGCGAGGTGGACTCGCTCGTCTTCACCGGGGGCCGCGTCTTCCTTCCCGCGCGTCCCGAGCGCTCGGTGTCCTTCGCCGAGGTGGTCCATGCCGCGTACCTGGCCCAGGTGTCGCTGTCGGCCACGGGTTACTACCGCACGCCGGACATCTCGTACGACCGGGTGGCCGGACGTGGCAAACCCTTCCACTACTACGCCTTCGGCGCCGCCGTGGTGGAGGTGGAGGTGAGCGGCCTCACCGGCGAGCACCGCGTGCGCCGCGTGGACATCCTGCACGACGTGGGCTCCTCGCTGGTGCCCAGCATCGACAGGGGCCAGGTGGAGGGAGGCTTCATCCAGGGCCTGGGGTGGCTCACGTGCGAGGAGGTGCTGTTCGACGCGAAGGGCCGGCTCGTCACACACTCACCGGACACGTACAAGATTCCGGCGGTGGGGGATGCGCCCGAGGACTTCCGTGTCGCCCTGCTGGAGCGTGCGTCGCAGGACAACACCCTCCACGGCAGCAAGGCAGTGGGTGAGCCTCCGTTCATGCTGGCCATTGGCGCGGTGACGGCGCTGCGGCATGCGGTGGCCGCCTTCGGGCAGCCGTGCACTCCGGTGGAGCTGGCTTCGCCCGCGACGCCGGAGGCCATTCTGCGCGCCGTGGAGATGGCGCGGGGCGGGTGCGCTCTCCCCGAGGGCTCGAAGTGA